One segment of Peromyscus leucopus breed LL Stock chromosome 5, UCI_PerLeu_2.1, whole genome shotgun sequence DNA contains the following:
- the LOC119088029 gene encoding uncharacterized protein LOC119088029: MAAAVIVRLIPKLHSMASRESGYYIGRQLWFGLVVLYGMVLYVAYIPWVHIKEDFICHGNITLPCLMKCFGERFSVPILGTWYFFYFVFIALFCLVEVFMTQLRQKHVKAMKSMVSMMSMARDLEEGSMVPTKELSASWKKSILNLHREKILLLLYLLYFLLQVIFQCVFLFILLFQQLPLLKQGSIHCSTSSCPGPYCCLIRASMEKQMSIYILITLSVSIILLGTSFFTYSIYHYLLKDRAISKAQSS, encoded by the coding sequence ATGGCAGCAGCAGTGATTGTCCGACTGATCCCTAAGTTGCACTCAATGGCCAGCCGGGAATCTGGCTACTACATTGGCCGGCAGCTATGgtttgggctggtggtcttgtATGGCATGGTGCTGTATGTGGCCTACATCCCTTGGGTCCACATCAAGGAAGATTTCATCTGTCATGGAAATATCACATTGCCATGCCTGATGAAGTGTTTCGGGGAGAGATTTTCCGTCCCTATACTGGGGACGTGGTACTTCTTCTACTTCGTTTTCATAGCACTCTTCTGCCTCGTGGAAGTCTTCATGACTCAGCTCCGGCAGAAGCACGTCAAGGCGATGAAGTCCATGGTGTCCATGATGTCCATGGCAAGGGACTTAGAGGAAGGCTCCATGGTGCCAACTAAGGAGCTGAGTGCCTCCTGGAAGAAATCTATCCTGAACTTGCACCGGGAGAAGATTCTCCTGCTGTTGTACCTCCTGTACTTCCTCCTGCAGGTCATCTTCCAGTGCGTGTTTTTATTCATACTCCTCTTCCAGCAGCTTCCCCTGTTGAAACAAGGCAGCATCCACTGCAGCACCAGCAGCTGTCCTGGCCCCTATTGTTGCCTCATAAGGGCCTCGATGGAGAAGCAAATGTCCATCTACATCCTCATCACCCTGTCCGTCTCAATCATCCTCCTCGGCACAAGTTTCTTCACATACAGCATTTACCACTACCTGCTGAAGGACCGGGCTATTTCCAAGGCGCAGAGTTCTTGA
- the LOC114701092 gene encoding cytochrome b-c1 complex subunit Rieske, mitochondrial, translated as MLSVAARSGPFAPVLSATSRGVAGALRPLLQAAVPATPKPPVLDAKRPCLTRESLNGQAATRPLVATVGLNVPASVRYSHTDVKVPDFSDYRRPEVLDSTKSSKESSEARKGFSYLVTATTTVGVAYAAKNVVTQFVSSMSASADVLAMSKIEIKLSDIPEGKNMAFKWRGKPLFVRHRTKKEIAQEAAVELSQLRDPQHDLERVKKPEWVILIGVCTHLGCVPIANAGDFGGYYCPCHGSHYDASGRIRRGPAPLNLEVPTYEFTSDDVVVVG; from the exons ATGTTGTCGGTCGCTGCCCGCTCGGGCCCATTCGCGCCCGTCCTGTCGGCCACGTCCCGCGGGGTGGCGGGCGCGCTGCGGCCCCTGCTGCAAGCCGCGGTGCCCGCCACCCCGAAGCCACCTGTTCTGGATGCGAAGCGACCCTGCCTGACCCGAGAGTCGCTGAATGGCCAGGCTGCGACCCGGCCTTTGGTCGCCACGGTGGGCCTCAATG TTCCTGCTTCTGTTCGCTATTCCCATACAGATGTCAAGGTGCCCGACTTCTCTGACTACCGTCGCCCTGAAGTTCTAGATAGCACAAAGTCTTCTAAAGAGAGCAGTGAGGCTAGAAAAGGCTTCTCTTACCTGGTAACTGCAACTACTACTGTGGGTGTTGCATACGCTGCCAAGAATGTGGTCACCCAGTTCGTTTCCAGCATGAGCGCTTCTGCTGATGTACTGGCCATGTCGAAGATCGAGATCAAGCTGTCTGATATTCCCGAAGGAAAGAACATGGCTTTCAAATGGAGGGGCAAACCTCTGTTTGTGCGCCATCGAACCAAGAAGGAGATTGCCCAGGAAGCTGCAGTTGAATTGTCCCAGTTGAGGGATCCACAGCATGATTTAGAGCGAGTAAAGAAACCTGAATGGGTTATTCTGATAGGTGTCTGCACTCATCTTGGTTGTGTACCCATTGCAAATGCAGGAGATTTTGGTGGCTATTATTGCCCCTGCCATGGGTCACACTATGATGCCTCTGGCAGGATCAGGAGGGGCCCTGCGCCTCTCAATCTGGAAGTGCCTACCTATGAGTTCACCAGTGATGATGTAGTTGTTGTGGGTTAG